The following proteins are encoded in a genomic region of Pyrus communis chromosome 11, drPyrComm1.1, whole genome shotgun sequence:
- the LOC137708585 gene encoding uncharacterized protein codes for MTTQSLFTANSIHTKPSSSPHTKVEKKWLGFIALDRKPMHLRLSNGCRARASLNADSKSIEIPRQWYNLIADLPVKPPPPLHPKTFEPIKPEDLSPLFPDELIKQEASNERFIDIPDEVRDVYKLWRPSPLIRAKRLEKLLDTPARIYYKYEGVSPAGSHKPNSAVPQVWYNAQEGIKKIVTETGAGQWGSALAFACTLFDVECEVWQVRASFDQKPYRRLMMQTWGAKVYPSPSTLTEAGRKILQIDPSSPGSLGIAISEAVEIAAMNGDTKYCLGSVLNHVLLHQTVIGEECLKQMEAIGEVPDVIIGCTGGGSNFAGLSFPFIREKLKGKMNPVIRAVEPAACPSLTKGVYAYDYGDTAGMTPLMKMHTLGHDFIPDPIHAGGLRYHGMSPLISHVYELGYMEAISIPQIECFQGAIKFARTEGLIPAPEPTHAIAATIREAQKCQETGEAKVILTAMCGHGHFDLPAYENYLQGNLVDLSFEEEKIQASLASVPKVGG; via the exons ATGACCACTCAAAGTCTCTTCACTGCAAATTCAATTCACACTAAACCTTCATCATCCCCACACACAAAAG TTGAGAAGAAATGGCTTGGATTTATTGCACTTGATAGAAAGCCTATGCATCTGAGGCTTTCAAATGGCTGTAGAGCAAGAGCATCTCTCAATGCCGATTCGAAGTCAATTGAAATCCCTCGACAGTGGTATAACTTGATTGCAGACCTTCCTGTAAAACCACCTCCTCCATTGCATCCCAAGACTTTTGAACCGATTAAACCTGAAGATTTGTCTCCTCTATTTCCCGATGAGTTGATTAAGCAGGAGGCAAGCAACGAAAGATTCATAGATATCCCAGATGAAGTTCGTGATGTATACAAGCTTTGGCGCCCATCACCTCTCATTAG GGCCAAGAGGTTGGAGAAGCTTCTTGACACACCCGCCAGAATTTACTACAAGTATGAAGGTGTCAGCCCGGCTGGATCACACAAGCCCAACTCTGCAGTTCCACAAGTGTGGTATAATGCACAAGAAGGAATCAAGAAGATCGTGACAGAAACGGGAGCTGGCCAATGGGGAAGTGCATTGGCTTTTGCTTGCACCTTATTTGATGTTGAGTGTGAG GTGTGGCAAGTGCGTGCATCTTTTGATCAGAAACCATATCGCAGATTGATGATGCAAACTTGGGGTGCAAAGGTATACCCATCTCCATCCACCCTAACCGAAGCAGGTAGAAAAATCCTTCAAATCGATCCATCCAGCCCCGGAAGTTTGGGAATAGCTATTTCTGAAGCCGTGGAGATTGCAGCTATGAATGGTGATACTAAATACTGTCTAGGAAGTGTTCTCAACCATGTTTTGCTTCACCAGACAGTAATAGGAGAGGAGTGTCTAAAACAAATGGAGGCGATAGGTGAAGTCCCGGATGTTATCATAGGATGTACTGGTGGAGGATCCAATTTTGCAGGGCTCAGTTTCCCATTCATCAGGGAGAAGCTGAAAGGGAAAATGAACCCTGTAATTAGAGCAGTTGAACCCGCAGCATGTCCTTCGTTAACTAAAGGCGTATACGCATATGATTATGGCGATACAGCGGGGATGACTCCACTAATGAAGATGCATACGCTTGGGCACGACTTCATCCCTGACCCAATTCATGCTG GGGGATTGCGCTACCATGGTATGTCACCGTTAATCTCACACGTCTACGAACTGGGTTACATGGAAGCAATTTCAATTCCCCAGATTGAGTGCTTTCAAG GTGCTATAAAATTTGCTAGAACCGAAGGATTGATACCAGCGCCAGAGCCAACACATGCCATTGCTGCCACCATCAGGGAAGCTCAGAAATGTCAAGAGACCGGAGAAGCCAAAGTGATTCTCACAGCAATGTGTGGGCATGGACATTTTGATTTGCCAGCTTATGAGAATTATCTGCAAGGAAATCTGGTGGACTTGTCATTTGAAGAGGAGAAGATTCAAGCATCATTGGCTAGTGTTCCTAAAGTAGGTGGCTGA
- the LOC137708117 gene encoding protein FLX-like 2 encodes MGSKGRIPPAHMRRPLSGPDPFGPGMRPPHGAYPPFDMLPPPQVMEQKLAAQHVEMQRLVVENQRLAATHGSLRQELAGAQHELQILHAQIGAIKSEREQQMSSLVDSIAKMEADLKSAEPVKAELQKARAEAQSLVVSRQELITKVQQLGQDLQRTHADVQQIPALVAQLDGLRQEYQLCRDTYDYEKRLYSSHLESLQVMEKNYVTMAREVEKLRAELLNNSNVDRRTGAPYYGTPGNNENEATGQAIGQNAFEDSYGVQQGRAPFPPATATAAAVAAGAGGAAATGTPPLVGAQSGPLGRTGYDAPRGPGYDPSGPAHDAQRGPAYDSQRGPAYDPQRGPAYDAQRPGYDVQRPGYEVQRVPGYDPTRGVNYDTQSRAAAGGPQGHMPTGNVHYGSATTPPARGGSGYEAPPPRGLGGGNPVRR; translated from the exons ATGGGAAGCAAAGGTCGAATTCCGCCGGCTCACATGCGTCGGCCGCTCTCCGGACCGGACCCATTTGGCCCGGGGATGCGGCCGCCCCATGGCGCCTATCCTCCGTTTGATATGTTACCTCCTCCACAAGTTATGGAGCAGAAGCTGGCTGCACAACATGTGGAGATGCAGAGGCTTGTGGTGGAGAACCAGAGGCTCGCCGCCACCCACGGAAGCCTGAGGCAAGAGCTGGCGGGTGCCCAACATGAGTTGCAGATATTACATGCCCAGATAGGAGCTATCAAGTCTGAGAGAGAACAGCAGATGAGTAGCCTTGTGGATAGTATAGCTAAGATGGAAGCTGACCTGAAGTCGGCTGAGCCTGTTAAGGCGGAGCTACAGAAGGCTCGAGCCGAGGCCCAGAGCTTGGTTGTTTCGAGGCAAGAACTCATCACCAAAGTGCAACAACTTGGGCAGGATCTTCAGAGGACTCATGCAGATGTGCAGCAGATTCCGGCTTTGGTTGCACAGCTTGATGGACTGAGGCAGGAATATCAGCTATGCAG GGATACATATGACTATGAAAAGAGATTATACAGCAGCCACCTTGAATCACTTCAGGTCATGGAGAAGAACTATGTTACCATGGCTAGGGAGGTGGAAAAGCTCCGAGCAGAGTTACTGAATAATTCTAATGTTGATCGTAGAACTG GTGCCCCATATTATGGAACCCCGGGAAATAATGAGAACGAGGCTACTGGGCAGGCTATAGGACAAAATGCTTTTGAAGATAGCTACGGTGTTCAACAG GGACGTGCCCCCTTCCCTCCTGCTACGGCTACGGCTGCGGCTGTTGCTGCTGGTGCTGGCGGTGCTGCTGCCACAGGGACTCCTCCATTGGTTGGAGCTCAATCTGGACCTCTTGGAAGGACTGGTTATGACGCACCAAGAGGGCCTGGTTATGATCCTTCAGGACCTGCTCATGATGCACAGAGAGGACCTGCTTATGATTCACAGAGAGGGCCTGCTTATGATCCACAGAGAGGACCCGCTTATGACGCACAGAGACCTGGATATGATGTACAGAGACCGGGTTACGAAGTGCAAAGAGTGCCTGGTTATGATCCAACCCGGGGTGTCAACTATGATACACAGTCTAGAGCTGCTGCTGGTGGTCCTCAAGGACATATGCCCACAGGCAATGTGCATTATGGTTCTGCAACAACACCACCGGCTCGTGGTGGGAGTGGGTACGAGGCACCACCACCTCGAGGACTGGGAGGGGGAAACCCTGTTCGAAGATGA